From the genome of Nicotiana sylvestris chromosome 1, ASM39365v2, whole genome shotgun sequence:
TGGAGTGGGACAAATCACCAAAAGAGGAAGCAGATTTTCATGGAGTAACAAGAGGGATGTAGAGGTCAGAGTATATAGCCATATAAACTGGGCTTTTGGCAATGCTGAGTGGTTCAACTCTTACACTGGAATTGAGGCAGTATATATGTTACTTGGTTGTTCAGACCATACTCCTATAATGCTAGACACTGAGGTGATAAATGTAAGAGTGAGAAAGCCATACAGATTACTAACAACAATGATGAACCAAAGAGAATACAAGGAAACAGTCCAGAGAATTTGGAGACAGAAGATCAAAGGATTCACCATGTATTCTGTTTGGACCAAATTGAAGAAGCTTGAATAAGAAACCAGAGATATACAAAAGGAGCACTCCTTAGTTGACCATAAGCTAAAGCAAATGAGAGAAGAATTGAAAGTGACCCAAGGAAAGCTGAATGAAGATTATTTCAACAAAGTGTTGattgaagaagaaaggaaatccCTAGAAAGTATTGAAAAATGGGAAGCAATTCAAGAACAAATAATGAGGCAGAAATCAAGAGCAACTTGGATCCAATTGGGAGACTGTAATACCAAGTATTTCCATGCATATATGAGAGCCAAACAAGCAAGAAATAAGGTGAGTTGTATCTTCAATGAAAATCAGCTGAAGATTACTGATCCAAAACAGATTCAACAAGAGTTCACACAATTCTTTCAGCAACTATTGGGAACAGCAACAGAACAATTGCCAGGGATTGACATCAATATAGCAATAGATGGCCCTTGTTTAACACtgaaccaacaacaacaactgttACTGCCAGTAACAAAGGAAGAGATCTGCCAGATAGTGAAGAACTTACCTAATGACAAGGCACCAGGTATAGATGGATACCCTGCGGATTTTTTTAGAGATTTTTGGCCAATTATTGCAAAGGAAATTACAGAGGCAGTGCAACAATTCTTTCAAAATGGCAGATTACTGAAAGACATAATTTGCACAATTGTTACACTGATCCCAAAAGTGCAGAACCCCAGTTATGTTAAAGAATTTAGGCCTATTGCTTGTTGCTCAACAATGTATAAGATCATTGCTAAGATTCTGACAAATAGACTTAAATTGGTTGTGGATTTTCTGGTTGGGCCTTCACAATCTGCTTTTATAGAAGGTAGGAATATTCTTGATAATTTTATTATGGCTCATGAATTGATCAAAGGGTATACTCAAAAGGCAGTATCTCCTAGATGCATGATCAAAGTAGACATCAGGAAAGCCTACGACTCAGTAGAATGGGGCTTTTTGAAAGCAATACTACTTGAATTTGGGGTGCCTTACAAACTAGTAGCATTGATTATGGAGTGTGTTTCTACAGTAAGCTACTCTCTACTATTGAATGGAGGATTGACCAACAAGTTTGAAGCAAATAAAGGGCTAAGACAAAGGGGACCCAATGTCACCCTACTTATTTGTATTAGCCATGGAGTATCTAAACAGATCATTGAAGACATTAATTAGGAATCCAGATTTTAACTTCCACCCCAAATGCACCAGACTACAAGTAATACACATCTGCTTTGCAGATGATCTCTTGATGTGTTGCAGGGCTAATGAGGTTTCAATGAAGATGTTGATGGAAGTGTTGATCAATTCTCAAAGTCTCAGGCCTTcaagaaaatttggaaaaaagcTCACTGTGCATAGCAGGTGTTCCTagggaattcaaaaaaaaaaatgctagCAGAGCTTCACCTAGCAGAAGGCAGCTTTCCATTCAAACATTTGGGAGTACCTCTGTCCACAAGGAAAATTACTATAGCACAATGCATGCCATTAGTGGAGAGGATAGTGGACAGAATCAGAAGCTGGACATCCAATTTTTTATCCTATACTGGAAGACTACAACTCATCAAGAGTGTATTGTTTGAAATACAGACTTACTGGGCTCAAGTATTTTTCATTCCAAAAAAAGTTATTAAACTGGTAAATAGTATATGCAGGAATTACCTATGGACTGGTGGTCATGATACTAGTCATAGGGATCCTATAACATGGGAGACTTTGTGTAAACCAGAAACTGCTGGAGGTTTAAACATTATCGATTATGAGATATGGAATAAAGCTGCCTTGACTAAGCTTCTTTGGGCCATAATGTCTAAGAAAGACAAATTCTGGATCAAGTGGATTCACTGCCACTACATAAAGAAGAAAAACATTACTACAATGGAGATTCCTAGGCAAGTTAGCTGGATAGTAAGGAAACTGTTTGCAGCAAGAGAGTGGTGGactaatgatttcacaagaattcaAACCTGCACTCAGAATGGGAAGTTCAGTATTAGGAAGGCTTACCTTCATACTACTCCACAGTATCCCAAAGTCCACTGGAAAATACTAGTTATGGTAACTGGAATGCTACCAAAACATAAGTACATTTTATGGATGGCAATGCATAGAAGATTGGCTATAGTTGACAGATTAGCCAAATGGGGAGTTCAAGTAGATCAGTCATGCACATTGTGTGGAAGAGATATTGAAGAGACACATGACCACTTGTACTTCGAACGTTCATACTCACAGAGTCTATGGAAATGAATGTTAAGATGGCTAGAGTACCAAAGAACAACTGGTAATTGGGAAACAGAATTGCAATGGCTAATTGCCAATGTAAACAACAGGAATCCAAGAAAGGCACTGCTAGGAGTGGTATTTGCAGCAGTAGTATACAACATCTGGATGGAGCGAAATGATAGAAGGTTTCAACAGCTGAGCAGAGAAGCCAAAGACAGAGCAAAGGAAATTGCTCTTCAAGTGCATATTGCTGGACAGAAGAAGCCTAAATGGTCATCTATTCTGCAGTCATTCAATAGTTATCCTACATGTAATCCAAGGCACATATGACAGCTAGAGTCTATATAGTGTTAGGATTTTTCTAAACAACAATAGTTGTATAGTGTTTTATGTGGTTGTACTTATGAGATCTGTTATATAGTCCACAAGAACAGATGATGTAAACTGACAAAAtggttgaaataaaaaaaaattctttcgaaaaataaataaatagacgtaaccttaagatatataattttCGACTTCcgcttattgtcacacctccttttccggccccgcgagggtgcgaaggagttttctccaattaaaggacagtcgaaacgggatttgtttgtttgtttcagagtcgccacctgggaattttaaggcgtcccaagtcaccggttttaattcctgaatcgaggagaatatgactctgtttgttattctgcgaaccagaaatcctgagtaaggaattctgttaattcgggagaaggtgttaggcattcctgaattccgtggttttagcacggtcgcttaaccattttttatatttggcttaattatcttgatttactaaatacattttttcttgttgcccgattttattaccgcttttgtttagattgttttcaattaaagattttctttgaaacgaatcacgcgtacgtatattcgtattatatatatatttataaacgtaaagaatcatgtcacgcatacgtgtacacagaatgattgataatattttttgtatatataaaaatatgatgtatgcaattgtgcttaaaataaaatcaaggaCATTCGCCccttttgtatgattaaataatgaactgcacatctcgggttatatgagattaatttgatttttttcaaggaaccccttttttattaaatattcgctcgaagttgcgcgaacgcataatccgaattgattttagaaatataatcaggttgcgcgaacgcatccctaatcacgcaaaatattcttaatagtagtagagattttccacaaattgtttattacttccatatattttatatgaaattcatgagaaatccCTATTTGAAATGCCTCtaaatttcttgaaaagaattctcaATTTACTAAGTGTCaaccacaaattatattttttttccgtatgaattatattcctcaaaaaccattCGAATTTAACGAGTAGAACAAGAATATTGTTTGTGGGtaatactaccattttttatCATGAATACAACATTAGTATATAAAAAAATTTCGAATCATATATAAAACtgggaaaagaattaatttgataaacaaattaacaGTTTCCGAAGAGttttcattatttatatttagtgcaaactctatttctacatatcattgatataaaatgttgcaattcgtgcttatacatcccatctcattctcatatacttgttttttagtccaaagttataattgcttagttaatttgtttatgacgataaaataatcaaattgatgagaaagggattattatacaaattgactcaataaaatggcattacatgcaacatagtgTTATGTCTGAACCATTCATCATATTCCAACATCATAAACaaaacggattatatcaattcgcATTTCTACCATGGCTATTCACATAACCGTTATTATGCCATCTATGAACGAAATACAATTAACATtgtctagccttaaacaaaatcggaTATTTAACAAAATAAGCTAATAATATAGTTTTTGATATTTCTATACTATTTTATTTAGCTAACAACATCACAAGTTCGGATTAATGACCAACTTTCTACCATGTTGACAATTCGAACACAACTTATACTTATAGAAACTTtgaaatagataacattattacaacacttatacgaacttcaaaagggaatgattaactaatagctatcatgtcaagcatactactatattaaccaacatgaaactaaactgaaatttaaactaatagacttAAACGAGTAAAGGACATAATTATAatcccaaacttcatttatttgtcatgttgaagcttttcatgacatgagtttacatatatgtacctggaaatgagggtagaataggtgaatttcagcagtaaCGGCAGCAACAAAACAATAGAATATACCAGTAACTCAGCAGGTTTGATCAAGACCCGTGAAACCAGAGGAGCAGTAAcagaattttaagaaaaatttcagatttgaaccaaACAATACCACTaaaaacagacccggacagattcaagaaaagtatgtttctgatttttcttttcttcttctacatatgtttcagattgtgtgtatgtgtgtgttctttttttttgtttctttttctgttttcttcctcctcttcagatttccatttctgatttttctgcttagttttctttcttttatctccCTCTATGTGTATTCTTTCTCTTCAATCTCTAAATTTCAgattcctctctctctctttctgtttttttttctttatctccccttttttttcttctgtaTCCCAACTCCCTTTTatatacaggtctgtcccccaTCTCTTAAGTGCTACCTGGAcccttttctcttttaaaaatcaggaAATCCCCACCCAAATAACACTAAGGCTGATTTCTTAATAAATCAGCCACTAAAGATacttttttccttattttcagcacttccattaccctttgtttcccattatctcattaagtaatagccactatcactccactatcagcacactactattatcacattaccctactgtttctatcccagaaatacccttgaaaatcccttaatattactgttattactgccacagaccaaagactgcctaaaccttaacagatttatctgaattaaactgtttagcagctaataaccaattcctaaaacAAACATTCTGTCTTTTCAACGATAGCTAATTGATCCAACacccaatgtctaatagctaatggacaaaAACTAAATTCAGAtttgaacactgaacttgcatacaaacatattaacaatacacagaacttaacagaacaaaatttgaattgaaattgaatttagcataaatgcaggggcattgtcagtattgacattGCCTGAAACTAAATGCCCAGAAATCAACACATACACAACATCCATTTAACGGACTCATTGATTTACATACAAGCATGATTTAATTGACAAAGACTAATTAACTGACTATCTATAACAATCGTCAACAAACAATAggtaaacagattgtttcaatcagcattatcataaacgggaattcataatgtaactaatcgacgaacttaatcgagtcaattacacacattgtaaacaaacataacaaaCAGAGACAAATGCCATTATTTGATCACAGGAatgggtatgagacagaatcacagaacTAAATGAACAAATATGAAAATTACACAGGCTATTGAAACAGGCAACAACATACACATAAAATacagaaagaaataagaaaatacctctgaatcttcaaatgaatacGGACCCAAGCTTAACTTTGAATTCGAATCTTTTTGAGGCTAAACAgtctttattcgaagtattctcaattgagaatacttcgattaaagtctcttagacctcaatccctcacttgAATTGAACAGATTCCATGATtagaaatttttagggtttcaaattcttcgatctcaaatccaaacatttctaggtatattcgaatcaaagcaatggtgtt
Proteins encoded in this window:
- the LOC138890465 gene encoding uncharacterized protein, encoding MLAELHLAEGSFPFKHLGVPLSTRKITIAQCMPLVERIVDRIRSWTSNFLSYTGRLQLIKSVLFEIQTYWAQVFFIPKKVIKLVNSICRNYLWTGGHDTSHRDPITWETLCKPETAGGLNIIDYEIWNKAALTKLLWAIMSKKDKFWIKWIHCHYIKKKNITTMEIPRQVSWIVRKLFAAREWWTNDFTRIQTCTQNGKFSIRKAYLHTTPQYPKVHWKILVMVTGMLPKHKYILWMAMHRRLAIVDRLAKWGVQVDQSCTLCGRDIEETHDHLNPRKALLGVVFAAVVYNIWMERNDRRFQQLSREAKDRAKEIALQVHIAGQKKPKWSSILQSFNSYPTCNPRHI